A window of the Eubalaena glacialis isolate mEubGla1 chromosome 9, mEubGla1.1.hap2.+ XY, whole genome shotgun sequence genome harbors these coding sequences:
- the LOC133097264 gene encoding syntaxin-17-like, translating into MLQVEEIQHFFRMSEDEEKVKLRRLEPAIQKFTKIVIPTDLERLRKHQINIEKQLCSNIREMEKLCLKVQKDDLGLLKRVIDPVKEEASAATAEFLQLHLESVEELKKQFNDEETLLQLSLTRSMTVGGTFHTTEDEADPQSMTQIYVLPEIPRDQNAAESWETLEVDLIELSQLVTDFSLLVNSQQKIDSVEDHVNSAAVNVEEGTKNLGKAAKYKLAALPVAGALIGGVVGGLIGLLAGFKVAGIAAALGGGVLGFTGGKLLQRKKQKMMEKLTSSCPNLPSQTDKKCS; encoded by the coding sequence ATGTTGCAAGTAGAAGAGATACAACATTTTTTTAGGATGtctgaagatgaagaaaaagtgAAATTACGCCGTCTTGAACCAGCTATTCAGAAATTTACTAAGATAGTAATCCCAACAGACCTGGAGAGGTTAAGAAAGCACCAGATAAATATTGAGAAGCAACTCTGCTCCAATATCCGAGAAATGGAGAAGCTTTGTTTGAAAGTCCAAAAGGATGACCTTGGACTTCTGAAGAGAGTGATAGATCCTGTTAAAGAAGAAGCATCAGCAGCAACAGCAGAATTTCTTCAGCTCCATCTGGAATCTGTAGAAGAACTTAAGAAACAATTTAATGATGAAGAAACTTTATTACAGCTTTCTTTGACCAGATCCATGACTGTTGGTGGAACATTTCACACTACTGAAGATGAAGCTGATCCTCAGAGTATGACTCAGATATATGTGTTGCCTGAAATTCCTCGAGATCAAAATGCTGCAGAATCATGGGAAACCTTAGAAGTGGACTTAATTGAACTTAGCCAACTGGTCACTGATTTCTCTCTCCTAGTGAATTCTCAGCAGAAGATTGACAGCGTTGAAGACCATGtcaacagtgctgctgtgaatgttgaAGAGGGAACCAAAAACTTGGGGAAGGCTGCAAAATACAAGCTGGCAGCTCTGCCTGTGGCAGGTGCACTCATCGGAGGAGTGGTGGGGGGTCTGATTGGCCTCCTTGCAGGCTTCAAAGTGGCAGGAATTGCAGCTGCACTTGGTGGTGGGGTGTTGGGCTTCACAGGTGGAAAattgttacaaagaaagaaacagaaaatgatggAGAAGCTCACTTCCAGCTGTCCAAATCTTCCCAGCCAAACTGACAAAAAATGCAGTTAA